The Dysidea avara chromosome 11, odDysAvar1.4, whole genome shotgun sequence genome includes the window AATTCAGAATGTctataatatcatacagtacataaaaaaTAACACCATTCTATAATATTATCTATATACCTTTCAATGGGATTCTTACTGTTCATGTGGGACCCAGCTTTGCTTATATGGCTTTCAAGcctataaaataaaatatggTAGCTATATTGATCAAATTAAACTAATTCATATACTTTGCAGTGCCTTTGTTGTATCGCCGGAAGTAATGCTTTATACCTGCAGTGCTTTGTAGTAGCTCCATTACTGCATCTTGATCAAAGAGTCCATTGCGTTGCTTTGTCATAACTTTTGTTACCATTACCCTGATGTCAGCCGTTGTGGGATAGTAAGCTCTGTTAAATTGTGATGGTGGTTCAATCAGCACTCCACTTTCAATGTGGGCTGGTATAAGATCTTTATCAACCAATTGCAAACTATTCAGAAGCATCCTTAAAGCTCTTTGATTTAAGAAGCACTCTTGTACCAAGTCTGTGACCTTCTGCTCTATCTCAGTTAGAGGTTTCATTGTAAGCTGATCTTTGATGGATGATGGAGTGTGTGATGACAAGTGTGCACGTAACAATGGCACTTTGATTTCTAAAATTTCCATCCCGTTATTGACTATAAGGTGTCTAATGTGAATGCATGCTGGACAGCCAAGACGATGAGTGCCAATTGAAGCACGTGATTTCTTCTCCACATCTAGACTTGGTGGATTGAATTTCCCCTTACCTCCACGCAagcaattatatgtatgtacccaTGATGATGTATAGGAGAACTGGCCTTTGTTTACTCTAATAACACCTTTTTCTCTTGTTTTAATGTTGGCTTTAGAGCCATTTTGGGCAGTGTATTCGCACTGTGTTTGAAGTGTAAACTGTTGAAGCCACTTTTCCCATTTTTCCTCATTATACGGCATCATGTAACCAGTTGCATTTGGTGTCTTCAAGTTGTTTGGGTTTGAAGCATAACATTCCAGGTGGAGACCTGCTAAGTTTAAGCAACACTGAGGAAGTCCCAGTTTTTCGCAACAGTCACCTTTTTTACAGGTGGCATTGCTTTCGTCATGTCGCAGCTGTTGGCGACATGTTGTGATGCTGTTCTGCTTGTCATCACAGCTAGTGCACACATCAGCACCAGCTTCTTCATGCTATTTCATCATTCGGCAATACTCAGTACTCCTCTTATTTCTGTAGCATGATATGCAGCGACCCAAGATTTCTAtgtcagctgcatttataaggCACACATAATGTTGTAGCTTACAGTAAATATTTATTCACATACACACTTCTGAAAGCACTGCATGGTGACATGCACACTATCATGCAATTTTGTTTGCATTGTTTTATATAGCTGTGATCTAATCTAGGTAACTAATGTGATAGCTATAGCATGCCTCATTGGATCCATGCCTCAATAGCTTGTCATTTTTATATTAAGTCAAGCAtaactattaatttttgtacaaaGTGCATGGAATTGAAGCTAGTTTCCTGCCCCTTAGAAAAACTTTCTAGCCAGCTTAAAGTTAAAGCTCTCTAGCTACACCTTTTACATCCACTTAATAGACTTCGGCATTGGCAATCATGAATACAATTAGCTTTGATCAAATAATTCAGAGAACAGCTCACCACGACACCATCAGTGATTCAGTATACTTCCTACGTCTAGCTACAGGGCAGCTTTCGAGGCATGGAATGCACTACTAAACCTACAACAGCTGACTATATGCCAGCTGCAGCACGATGATCGTGTGCACAAATATATGTCAGTATACCTTCACAGCACTCCACAATCGCTTGAACTCCACTCTTGGGCTCGAGCTCAGTAGCATTGTTGGCCATATCTCGTGATAGGTAAAAACATGTGACAATTACTTGCAACTCAACTCTCTGCACTCAAATAACGCGCCAAATTATTTCTTTGTAATTTTACCGTAAATTTTAGTTTTATGTacaataacaatacaaactattCGTAAAATAAATTACCATAAAAAGTTATAGTGAAATTGCTCTGGTGGAAAAAAGTAGTCTGGACGTCCACCTCTAGGGCTGGTGGTACAGACTACACTAATGGTACAAATGAatagacaatttgtttgtatgtGAACACATAGTAAACTGGCTGCTATTTCACAGTGACTACATAGTAAATGCATCACCCTATGATGTAAGTTTAGTCTAAATCATGGATCATGAATTTTTATCTAATTAAGCCCCTCGTTTACCTTAATGGAGTAGGTAGGACAAAACTTTGATAGATGAACAACTATTGTTGTTAGTTCATTCCAGTCTTCTTCACCTAGCCACTTCTTAGAAAGACAGCGTTCAACTTCCTTGATGATTCAGCAAATTGTCTCTTATGTATTCGCTAGAAATAAGGAGAAAGAAGAGAACTGTAGTATTGCTCATATATGCACTAAATACATACCATCACTGTACAGTATATGGATAAAGCGTGAAAGTCATGTGTCCTTGTCATGATCATCTATAGGGACCTGCCATATTGCAATTTAAATGTTACATACAACGGAAACAACTGTGTTGCAGCTTTTACCTTACATAATTCTCAGAGGTTTGCATGTGGTAGCATGACTTCAACATGGTATTCACTAAGAGCTATAGTAAAAAGAGAAAGAGCATTTCACTATTTCTGGTGCAACTCACAATATTATGAAAGAATGTATCCATAGTGGTTAGCAAATGTCAGCATCAACCAGCACTCAAATAAAGTAGCCACCATTACCACTCACCAACCACTACAGATCTCTGACTTACTCAAATCAGTAAGTCAAGGACCCACATATTTTGTCATACATTTCTGGCCTGTCTCTTGAAGCCACCACTATTTGCACATCACTGCAAATGGGACCATGGGAAAGTGTGTATACCATCACTGGCAGAGGTATCCACCAAGTGCTATGTATTTTGGCACTATTTAGCCTTGTTGGTACCAGTTAGTTAGCCCTACATAACAGCTGCATGAACAATAGGTATGGGGAAAACTATTTATACTAGCTTGCATTGAACCAGGTGAGCATCACTGACCCAGGTAGTAATCCCAGTAAGACATGGATCTGAACCGGATTGATTAAAGTACACCATAAATACAAATGCagtcacatgtacatgcacacatggaCACACCCACACACCCCACACACTAGAGTTGTAATGATATGGTATTTGGGTGTAAATATATATAccagtataaggaaaaattagaaattttaatttCGATCAGGGATCttagaaaaaaaaaagtaaggaaacaagggaggtcacctacacctgcagatacactagtgaacatttaatccctaatccagtctataccccaagaccaagactgaattagggattaaatgttcactagtgtatctgcagatgtaggcgacctccctcccttgtttccttgttttttttctatgatccttaatctttcaaatttttccttaaacttgtttgcttactttttttgtagcactattatggctggtgaacccacgcatgccacatcaaaagaaaggatggtgcctgatttaatgttttcgtctgaacgtgcaccccagctatcaaaaactgctttgaaagtgtagtggccattacacttcgctttcagctatgttcagccctttacacagcactacagacAAAAagcagtagaagaagtgcctctgcaacaatccagtcacctcgAAAATATGACGATTCATgcgcccccaactatcaattagcTACTGTCTAGAAAGTGCAGCAGCCATTactcttcgctttcagctatgttcagcctgttacacagcgttacaaacaaagaacagtgttagaattgtctctgcaatcagtccattcACCAAGGAAAATACGggtgattcctgtttacaaacgtactgtagggaagccatgcatcgcgctaccacgaattgacaccttgggctgtcagcaaaaatgggacacaaaggaggacaaaggtaagtccatgatgcatgcattgtacatactgcggtatgcccaaaaggcacgtctcaggacgaagcaatgtcaaacagtgaaaaattaagcccatagccttagtgaGTTACGTACACTTGCCTGAAGACATCAGGCAGGCGGGAGGGCGAGCGGGCAGGTGGGCGggtgggcaggcaggcaaattaatcagtagaaaattccattgaataattattttttataattttgtaactatttattgcaagcctttaggatcatactgaaggcacttttgggcttggttatgcctaaccaatactaccaacgtgccaggatggagttgtgaagctggtttttgggtgaattttttggctaggaaaacccaaatctccatgatccctaatatacagtactactgtactgtatgatatatatatatcaagacacacggtagtgtgtcgtgcggcccaagaagccggcgcgcaaccccgtgagtatattgacaggaagaaagaaaacgcaattttcgcgcctccgtagctctgtgctgccttgatgaaacaagacaaattttacTGTgcacattccctccaacttcagtactccacattccaaatttgaacgaaatcgcttcaggcattcccgagatatgcgacttcaaaaattggcttagtttctttgtttttttttcttcttatttttcttcctcttttcgcacacttacaaaaactgctataaaacgcgaacgcgttatccgattgccttgaaatttggcacacagaagcggggtataaaggcgcatctcggtaccaactttggcaggaatatcataaacagacaaagagttatgagcgattatgcactaaaaataacaccaatatgttgtcacgcctacagggtaaaccgcgtatgggaagaagctgaaaatcggtgggtgaataggttaactattgaacctcaaaccttttgtggtttgaaagaaatcgagctaaaaaccaggaagatacagcgaaaaaatcaacagtgtgtaacaattatgcaatcgagattagctaattttttattattattttattattattattattatgcttgccacgcctaccagataaaccacttggggtaatgctttgaaaatcgctgtacagatggagttatcatcttagaaaggctcatcaatggtgtacaagaatcagacttaaagccacggagttataacacgaaatccaacttggtgtagcaagtgcgagatcgagatactctaatagagcagtcatcctaatagagcagtcaccctgaacagaattcaagagatcagttagaaataagtaacctgtatagagatcagctacaaacaaatcaccctgtagacggttcagctacaaacaattcaccctgttcagacatcatttagaagaagttttcttatagagagttcagttacaaacaaatcaccctgttgaaagatcagctagaagatgtcaccttgtagatagttcagttacaaagaaaccaccatgtagagaattcagctacaaactagtgaccctgtagatacatcagctagaagaagttaccttgtagagagttcagctacaaagaaaccattttgtaaatagctcagctgcaaacaaatcacctatacagaattcagctacaaacaaatcaccctgtagagagatcagctagaagaagttaccttgtagatagttcagctacaaacaaatcattttgtagagagatcagctagaagaagttaccttgtagatagttcagctacaaacaattcaccctgtacatagctcagttaaaagaggtttccttgtagagagttcagctacagacaaatcaccctgtagagagatcagttagaagaagttaccttgtagatcgttcagctacaaacaattcaccctgtaaagaaatcagctagaagaagttaccttgtagagagttcagctacaaagaaaccatcatgtagagaattcagccgcaaacaaatcatgtgtagagttcagctacaaaaaaatctccctgtagagagatcagctagaagaagtttccttgtagagagttctgctacaaacaaatcaccctgtagaaagatcagctagaaaaaatcaccttgtagagagttcagcttcaaagaaacaatcatgtgagagttcaggtacaaacaaattgtcctgtagagagatcagctacaaagaaactatcatgtagatagttccggtacaaacaaatcaccctgtagaaagatcagctatagaaggaatcaccttgtagagagttcagctacaaagaaactatcatgtagagagttcaactacaaacaaatcaccctgtagaaagatcagctataga containing:
- the LOC136237616 gene encoding uncharacterized protein isoform X2, translated to MMPYNEEKWEKWLQQFTLQTQCEYTAQNGSKANIKTREKGVIRVNKGQFSYTSSWVHTYNCLRGGKGKFNPPSLDVEKKSRASIGTHRLGCPACIHIRHLIVNNGMEILEIKVPLLRAHLSSHTPSSIKDQLTMKPLTEIEQKVTDLVQECFLNQRALRMLLNSLQLVDKDLIPAHIESGVLIEPPSQFNRAYYPTTADIRVMVTKVMTKQRNGLFDQDAVMELLQSTAGIKHYFRRYNKGTAKLESHISKAGSHMNSKNPIERHSELLEEADEAVSKVFVPDADQEEICFNDEQPFLLVLQTKQQSKWLQQYGNTITCMDATYKTL